In Rhodothermus marinus DSM 4252, a single genomic region encodes these proteins:
- a CDS encoding metal ABC transporter ATP-binding protein, with amino-acid sequence MKWAIEIEDLTVAYQQQPVLWDVDAVIPAGQMTAIVGPNGAGKSTLLKAVLGIVRPAAGRIRVLGRLFRARERRVAYVPQRAELDWDFPATVFDVALMGTYGRVGWLRRPGAAERTLARTALERVGMAELADRPIGQLSGGQQQRVLLARALAQEAELYLLDEPFQGVDAPTEATLLDVLRWLKQQGKTIVVVHHDLSTVAEYFDWVVLLNVQCIACGPVAEAFTPENLRRTYGGRMVVPAPTVNPT; translated from the coding sequence ATGAAGTGGGCGATTGAAATCGAAGACCTGACCGTTGCCTACCAGCAGCAGCCGGTGCTCTGGGACGTGGACGCGGTGATTCCGGCCGGCCAGATGACCGCGATCGTTGGCCCCAACGGCGCCGGCAAGAGCACGCTGCTCAAGGCCGTGCTGGGGATTGTGCGGCCGGCCGCCGGGCGCATCCGGGTGCTGGGCCGGCTGTTTCGTGCCCGGGAACGCCGGGTGGCCTATGTGCCTCAGCGGGCCGAACTGGACTGGGACTTTCCGGCGACCGTGTTCGACGTGGCGCTGATGGGCACCTACGGACGCGTGGGCTGGCTGCGTCGCCCCGGAGCAGCCGAACGTACCCTGGCTCGGACGGCGCTCGAACGCGTCGGGATGGCCGAGCTGGCGGACCGGCCGATCGGTCAGCTTTCCGGCGGCCAGCAACAGCGCGTGCTGCTAGCCCGCGCGCTGGCTCAGGAAGCGGAGCTTTACCTGCTCGACGAGCCGTTTCAGGGCGTGGACGCCCCTACCGAGGCCACGCTGCTCGACGTGCTACGATGGCTCAAGCAGCAGGGCAAGACCATTGTAGTGGTCCATCACGACCTGTCCACCGTGGCCGAATACTTCGACTGGGTGGTGCTGCTGAACGTCCAGTGCATTGCCTGTGGGCCAGTGGCCGAGGCCTTCACCCCCGAAAATCTGCGGCGCACTTACGGCGGCCGCATGGTGGTCCCGGCTCCGACGGTGAATCCGACGTAG
- a CDS encoding metal ABC transporter solute-binding protein, Zn/Mn family: MGRRRSFLLSGYAAVVLLVLVGCQATPSRTDGRLRIVATTTIVADLARQLGGEAVEVTALMGPGIDPHLYRASEGDVARMQQADLVLYNGLHLEGKMTEVFERMRALGRQTLAVAECVPDSLRLRASGFGGVYDPHVWMDVRRWQFAARCVADALARMDTARAAFFRDRLAAYLAELDSTDAYVRRRSALLPPERRVLITSHDAFRYFGDAYGWEVHGLLGVSTASEAGAADVQQLAEFIVARRVPAIFVESSVPERYLRALQEAVAARGFSVRLAGPLYSDALGDPGSPAGTYTGMIRTNIDTIVEALREATLP; this comes from the coding sequence ATGGGCCGTCGAAGAAGTTTCCTCCTGAGCGGCTATGCCGCCGTCGTTCTGTTGGTGCTGGTGGGATGTCAGGCCACTCCGTCCCGGACGGACGGGCGGCTGCGCATCGTAGCCACCACCACGATCGTGGCCGATCTGGCCCGTCAGCTTGGCGGCGAGGCGGTGGAGGTAACCGCGCTCATGGGCCCGGGCATCGACCCCCACCTTTATCGCGCCAGCGAAGGCGACGTGGCCCGCATGCAGCAGGCCGACCTCGTGCTCTACAACGGCCTGCACCTGGAAGGCAAGATGACCGAAGTCTTCGAGCGCATGCGGGCGCTGGGACGGCAAACGCTGGCCGTGGCCGAGTGCGTACCCGACAGCCTGCGGCTGCGCGCCTCCGGCTTCGGGGGTGTCTACGACCCGCACGTGTGGATGGACGTGCGCCGCTGGCAATTTGCGGCCCGCTGCGTGGCCGACGCGCTGGCCCGCATGGACACGGCGCGGGCCGCGTTCTTCCGGGACCGACTTGCCGCCTATCTGGCCGAACTGGACAGCACCGACGCCTACGTGCGCCGTCGCTCTGCCCTGTTGCCACCGGAGCGGCGTGTGCTGATCACCTCGCACGACGCCTTCCGCTACTTCGGCGACGCCTACGGCTGGGAAGTGCACGGCCTGCTGGGCGTCTCGACGGCCTCCGAAGCCGGTGCGGCCGACGTCCAGCAACTGGCCGAATTCATCGTGGCCCGTCGCGTGCCGGCCATCTTCGTGGAAAGCTCCGTGCCGGAGCGCTACCTGCGGGCGCTTCAGGAAGCCGTGGCGGCGCGTGGCTTTTCGGTGCGGCTGGCCGGTCCGCTTTACTCCGATGCGCTGGGCGACCCGGGCTCGCCGGCCGGCACCTACACAGGCATGATCCGCACCAACATCGACACGATCGTCGAAGCCCTTCGTGAAGCGACCCTGCCATGA
- a CDS encoding metal-dependent transcriptional regulator yields the protein MLSEAQEDYLKQIFLLGEGEPVSTTALAERLGVRPASVTGMLQKLAALGLVDYRPYQGARLTEAGRKIAIELLRHHRLIETFLAEALGFDWHEVHDEAERLEHVISERLEARMAEWLGHPERDPHGDPIPTPELTFPAIEPGRPMPLLPMGAVARVVRVRAQDPDTLNLLARLSLRPGTRVHVLEHTASGVRLAVGDERFLLPRELAEAIWAVEEVSS from the coding sequence ATGCTGTCCGAAGCACAGGAGGACTATCTGAAGCAGATTTTTCTGCTGGGCGAAGGCGAGCCGGTCTCGACAACGGCGCTGGCCGAGCGACTGGGCGTGCGCCCGGCCTCGGTGACGGGCATGTTGCAGAAGCTGGCGGCGCTGGGACTGGTGGACTACCGGCCCTATCAGGGTGCGCGGTTGACCGAAGCCGGCCGCAAGATCGCCATCGAGCTATTGCGGCACCACCGGCTGATCGAAACCTTCCTGGCCGAAGCGCTGGGTTTCGACTGGCACGAGGTGCACGACGAAGCCGAACGGCTGGAGCACGTGATCAGCGAGCGCCTCGAAGCCCGCATGGCGGAATGGCTGGGGCACCCCGAGCGGGATCCGCATGGCGACCCGATTCCCACGCCGGAACTGACGTTTCCGGCCATCGAACCGGGCCGTCCGATGCCGCTGCTGCCGATGGGAGCCGTTGCCCGAGTCGTCCGCGTCCGGGCTCAGGACCCCGATACGTTGAATTTGCTGGCGCGTCTGTCACTGCGTCCGGGCACGCGCGTGCATGTGCTCGAACACACCGCCTCGGGCGTCCGCCTCGCCGTGGGTGATGAACGCTTTCTCCTTCCTCGAGAACTTGCCGAAGCGATATGGGCCGTCGAAGAAGTTTCCTCCTGA